The stretch of DNA TTTATCCTGTTTTTTGACCACCTGGCTTGCAGCTAATAGTGAAAAAACACAAATTTTTACCAACCTTCCATGGTATAGTCATGTTGTATACTCGGTGTAACACTAGTAATAAACTTTAAGAAAACAATCAAGTATTGGTCTACCCGTAACGAATCATCAATATCGTCTTGTAAATCCTCCCAGTCTCCGACACCGTCCAGCTCTTGTTCTTCCTGCAGCTCTTTCCTTCTTCGTTGTCTAACCACACGAACCTTATCTagcaatattttcattacaTTAGCATGCTTACATGGATGAATGGAAACAGATAACACTGAATTCTTGTAAAAAGGTAGCTTTTCAATGGTGGCTGTCTTTGTTCTATAATCTGCTGATATATCTTCGAACATCTGCTCAGGGCTTAGTGGTGAACCATTAGAATTAAACCCCACTATATACATTTTAGGGACCCTATAAGATGTCGAGTACGCAATATAAAGGTCGTAATACCTTTCTTGCGCCATATCTTTGGCTAGGCCACCTTTAGCATTAAATTCTTCTGTATCGTCATTTTCATCCTCctcttttatttccatGTCTTGTATTAGCTCATCAATATCATCGATAGATGAGTCCTTGGTCCCCCCCGCAGGCGTACTTTGCACATGTTCAGTTTCAGATCCTATGTATTCCAGaacatcatcttcatctccATCTTCTGCAAAACCTTTCATGATTACATCTGGCCCTTCAACTTCGACACATTGCTCGGCACGTTTATCACAGGGAACTTTTCTAATTATCAGAAACTGCTTATTCTTCGGTAAAAAATCTCTGTAACTAATATCTGACGACTCTTCGTTCCACTTCCAGGTGGGAAACATATGACATAAATAATCACCTGCTTGTACAAACTCCTCAGGAGTTATTTGACCTGTGGTTAAAAAGGTAGATTTGTGCGTTATGGGGGTAAGATATTCTCTCCAACTACTTAGTGTAGATCTAATCATGATAATAAAATTGTATTTACTCCTTTGTACTTCTTTGTTCCTAACTTCTAGCTAGCTTGATATACGTCAAGTGTACGTAATCATTCAAGTATCTACTTTCCTTTAAATAGCCCTTCGCTCTGCTTCCcttataataataatgtcCGTGTACAAAATTGAATGCCCAAGAAGgtgaaatttgaaaaataagaaatctACTAAATACCGATACGAAGAAGCGTATAGTAACAGCCATTACAAAAGGTTCTCTACCAACGAATTCGGCGACAATCGAGTAAAAAATGGGCACACTGTTTCGAAGAAATGTCCAGAACCAAAAGAGTGATTCtgatgaaaacaataaagGGGGTTCTGTTCATAACAAGCGAGAGAGCAGAAACCACATTCATCATCAACAGGGATTAGGCCATAAGAGAAGAAGGGGTATTAGTGGCAgtgcaaaaagaaatgagcGTGGCAAAGATTTCGACAGGAAAAGAGACGGGAACGGTAGAAAACGTTGGAGAGATTCCAGAAGACTGATTTTCATTCTTGGTGCATTCTTAGGTGTACTTTTGCCGTTTAGCTTTGGCGCTTATCATGTTCATAATAGCGATAGCGACTTGTTTGACAACTTTGTAAATTTTGATTCACTTAAAGTGTATTTGGATGATTGGAAAGATGTTCTCCCACAAGGTATAAGTTCGTTTATTGATGATATTCAGGCTGGTAACTACTCCACATCTTCTTTAGATGATCTCAGTGAAAATTTTGCCGTTGGTAAACAACTCTTACGTGATTATAATATCGAGGCCAAACATCCTGTTGTAATGGTTCCTGGTGTCATTTCTACGGGAATTGAAAGCTGGGGAGTTATTGGAGACGATGAGTGCGATAGTTCTGCGCATTTTCGTAAACGGCTGTGGGGAAGTTTTTACATGCTGAGAACAATGGTTATGGATAAAGTTTGTTGGTTGAAACATGTAATGTTAGATCCTGAAACAGGTCTGGACCCACCGAACTTTACGCTACGTGCAGCACAGGGCTTCGAATCAACTGATTATTTCATCGCAGGGTATTGGATTTGGAACaaagttttccaaaatcTGGGAGTAATTGGCTATGAACCCAATAAAATGACGAGTGCTGCGTATGATTGGAGGCTTGCATATTTAGATCTAGAAAGACGCGATAGGTACTTTACGAAGCTAAAGGAACAAATCGAACTGTTTCATCAATTGAGTGGTGAAAAAGTTTGTTTAATTGGACATTCTATGGGTTCTCAGATTATCTTTTACTTTATGAAATGGGTCGAGGCTGAAGGCCCTCTTTACGGTAATGGTGGTCGTGGCTGGGTTAACGAACACATAGATTCATTCATTAATGCAGCAGGGACGCTTCTGGGCGCTCCAAAGGCAGTTCCAGCTCTAATTAGTGGTGAAATGAAAGATACCATTCAATTAAATACGTTAGCCATGTATGGTTTGGAAAAGTTCTTCTCAAGAATTGAGAGAGTAAAAATGTTACAAACGTGGGGTGGTATACCATCAATGCTACCAAAGGGAGAAGAGGTCATTTGGGGGGATATGAAGTCATCTTCAGAGGATGCATTGAATAACAACACTGACACATACGGCAATTTCATTCGATTTGAAAGGAATACGAGCGATgctttcaacaaaaatttgacaatGAAAGACGCCATTAACATGACATTATCGATATCACCTGAATGGCTCCAAAGAAGAGTACATGAGCAGTACTCGTTCGGCTATTCcaagaatgaagaagagttaagaaaaaatgagcTACACCACAAGCACTGGTCGAATCCAATGGAAGTACCACTTCCAGAAGCTCCCCACATGAAAATCTATTGTATATACGGGGTGAACAACCCAACTGAAAGGGCATATGTATATAAGGAAGAGGATGACTCCTCTGCTCTGAATTTGACCATCGACTACGAAAGCAAGCAACCTGTATTCCTCACCGAGGGGGACGGAACCGTTCCGCTCGTGGCGCATTCAATGTGTCACAAATGGGCCCAGGGTGCTTCACCGTACAACCCTGCCGGAATTAACGTTACTATTGTGGAAATGAAACACCAGCCAGATCGATTTGATATACGTGGTGGAGCAAAAAGCGCCGAACACGTAGACATCCTCGGCAGCGCGGAGTTGAACGATTACATCTTGAAAATTGCAAGCGGTAATGGCGATCTCGTCGAGCCACGCCAATTGTCTAATTTGAGCCAGTGGGTTTCTCAGATGCCCTTCCCAATGTAAATGACCGACATTGACTCACTATCCATCCGTGTATTATTTCAAAGAGCGAAAAGAAGGCGCGTCGCGTCGACGCGCCTTTTTAGGCTAGAAAATAAacagaaaacaaaaacaaaaacaaaaaaaggcGAAAAAACAAACGAAAAAACAAACGACAGTAGATAGAGGAGAAGGTTTTTGACAGGTTTGTGTAATTGGTTATTTGCTTTTATAGATTATATATACACAAACTTAAAACACTGTTTTCTAAGTAGGCTGCGGAGAGGGCCAATTGCAGCAGCGACGTACGCATAGAGGAAAAACAACCGTTCATGTCCATTATGAAGCAGAGGCTACCACTGGGGGAGTTTTCCAGCTCGAAGATCAACAAACTGGCAATTGCCAATATTGCAGACGCTAGCGAGCCTAGAAACCATGGAGAAAACAACGTCGGGACTGTGTGTCTTCCCTCTATCAAGAGTTTGATGGTTAGTCCTGAAGTATACGAAAACACGAAGAGTCTTCCTGTTCCCCTAATGAGGAGCAGTGGCGGAGGTATGGCTTGTGCCAGTAAGTCCTCATGCCAGGATGGTATTAGTACGAAAACAACGTCTAGAGATTACTCTGAGCTTTCCAAGAAGTTGCAAATTCGTTTACAGTTCGCCTATTATAAATACAAGACTAAGCAAACAGACAAAAATTTCACAGACTTGAAATCAAAGCATAGCATTACGAGGCCTTCCAAAGTCGCGACTCACAGTAAATCAGAACCTTTAACTaggagaagaaaattagTACTATCTCAGGGTCATTATAAAACCCCTGCTAGGTCTAAGATCAAAACTCCATCTTCGATTTGCTCTCACGATAATACATCTTCCTTTACATCTTTCCGCGGTGTCAGCGAAAGCTCGAGCACTACCGCAGATATGAACGTCGCAGATACCACCACACCAATACGCAACAACATAAACACAAAGCATTCAAACAGTCATAATCGCACATTGTATCAGAGACAAGAAACACCTACAAGCATCAAAGCCGCTAAGTCTTTAATTCATCTCTTTACAAGTAACCAATAATCCCACCCCCAATATTTCtatctttcattttcattctcCTTCATTGTgtatataataatattattgtcTTCGTATATCTTCCACATTACCTTTTCACTTCCGCTTTAGTTCTGTACGTATAATTAGATAGAATATCATATAAAACCTGATTTTATTAGTATCGATTGCAATTCTACTGCGGCCATTAACTGTAACcgaattgaagaaaataaaagaaaaaaagagaacatGCATAAATGGGAAAAAGAAGGCGAAGCATACCAGCATCTACCAGAGAGACACGAGCACTGAAAGTCGCCATAAAATGAATCTACAGAACAACGTTTTAAATCAGATACACCAGATTCTGCTGCCTACGAATCCTACTCTCGATAAACCTAATGCTGAGGCTACAAAGGAAGAATTTTCGTCTGCAGAAAATAGAGATGAAAAAGACTATCTTACCAACCAGCAGCCGAAAAATCTGAGTACTCCCTCCACCAGTTCCAACGGTGAATTTAT from Saccharomyces cerevisiae S288C chromosome XIV, complete sequence encodes:
- the ATG3 gene encoding Atg3p (E2-like enzyme; involved in autophagy and cytoplasm-to-vacuole targeting (Cvt) pathway; plays a role in formation of Atg8p-phosphatidylethanolamine conjugates, which are involved in membrane dynamics during autophagy and Cvt; interaction with Atg8p regulated by acetylation by NuA4 histone acetyltransferase Esa1p while attenuation of Atg3 acetylation is mediated by histone deacetylase Rpd3p; Atg12p-Atg5p conjugate enhances E2 activity of Atg3p by rearranging its catalytic site) — protein: MIRSTLSSWREYLTPITHKSTFLTTGQITPEEFVQAGDYLCHMFPTWKWNEESSDISYRDFLPKNKQFLIIRKVPCDKRAEQCVEVEGPDVIMKGFAEDGDEDDVLEYIGSETEHVQSTPAGGTKDSSIDDIDELIQDMEIKEEDENDDTEEFNAKGGLAKDMAQERYYDLYIAYSTSYRVPKMYIVGFNSNGSPLSPEQMFEDISADYRTKTATIEKLPFYKNSVLSVSIHPCKHANVMKILLDKVRVVRQRRRKELQEEQELDGVGDWEDLQDDIDDSLRVDQYLIVFLKFITSVTPSIQHDYTMEGW
- the LRO1 gene encoding phospholipid:diacylglycerol acyltransferase (Acyltransferase that converts diacylglycerol to triacylglycerol (TGA); one of several acyltransferases that contribute to TGA synthesis; relocates from ER to nuclear membrane in response cell cycle and starvation signals; Lro1p and Dga1p can O-acylate ceramides; putative homolog of human lecithin cholesterol acyltransferase) is translated as MGTLFRRNVQNQKSDSDENNKGGSVHNKRESRNHIHHQQGLGHKRRRGISGSAKRNERGKDFDRKRDGNGRKRWRDSRRLIFILGAFLGVLLPFSFGAYHVHNSDSDLFDNFVNFDSLKVYLDDWKDVLPQGISSFIDDIQAGNYSTSSLDDLSENFAVGKQLLRDYNIEAKHPVVMVPGVISTGIESWGVIGDDECDSSAHFRKRLWGSFYMLRTMVMDKVCWLKHVMLDPETGLDPPNFTLRAAQGFESTDYFIAGYWIWNKVFQNLGVIGYEPNKMTSAAYDWRLAYLDLERRDRYFTKLKEQIELFHQLSGEKVCLIGHSMGSQIIFYFMKWVEAEGPLYGNGGRGWVNEHIDSFINAAGTLLGAPKAVPALISGEMKDTIQLNTLAMYGLEKFFSRIERVKMLQTWGGIPSMLPKGEEVIWGDMKSSSEDALNNNTDTYGNFIRFERNTSDAFNKNLTMKDAINMTLSISPEWLQRRVHEQYSFGYSKNEEELRKNELHHKHWSNPMEVPLPEAPHMKIYCIYGVNNPTERAYVYKEEDDSSALNLTIDYESKQPVFLTEGDGTVPLVAHSMCHKWAQGASPYNPAGINVTIVEMKHQPDRFDIRGGAKSAEHVDILGSAELNDYILKIASGNGDLVEPRQLSNLSQWVSQMPFPM
- the NRM1 gene encoding Nrm1p (Transcriptional co-repressor of MBF-regulated gene expression; Nrm1p associates stably with promoters via MCB binding factor (MBF) to repress transcription upon exit from G1 phase), whose amino-acid sequence is MSIMKQRLPLGEFSSSKINKLAIANIADASEPRNHGENNVGTVCLPSIKSLMVSPEVYENTKSLPVPLMRSSGGGMACASKSSCQDGISTKTTSRDYSELSKKLQIRLQFAYYKYKTKQTDKNFTDLKSKHSITRPSKVATHSKSEPLTRRRKLVLSQGHYKTPARSKIKTPSSICSHDNTSSFTSFRGVSESSSTTADMNVADTTTPIRNNINTKHSNSHNRTLYQRQETPTSIKAAKSLIHLFTSNQ